One genomic region from Campylobacter concisus encodes:
- a CDS encoding Crp/Fnr family transcriptional regulator: MLSEELKEILRERFTNNFDLASEDLNAIFDNAYLKTVKKGDIFYSGNDCFGFILILKGVLRAFVSSNAKEITIFRLTKDESCVLCDTCSINSLENKVSVEIEQDSEIIVIPARIYKPLKEKYPSILNFTLKIVADRFARTINVMEQALFSPLSARIMNFLSQSIENLNENFIKITHEELANHLGSAREAVSRVLKELERSGQITQSRGEIKLVS; the protein is encoded by the coding sequence ATGCTAAGCGAAGAGTTAAAAGAAATTTTGCGCGAGAGATTTACGAATAATTTCGATCTAGCAAGCGAGGATCTAAATGCGATCTTTGATAACGCATATCTAAAAACCGTAAAAAAGGGCGATATATTTTACTCCGGAAACGATTGCTTTGGATTTATCCTTATACTAAAAGGCGTTTTAAGGGCATTCGTATCGTCTAACGCAAAGGAAATAACGATATTTAGGCTAACTAAAGACGAGAGTTGCGTGCTGTGCGATACGTGTTCTATAAATTCGCTAGAAAATAAAGTAAGCGTCGAAATCGAGCAAGATAGCGAGATCATCGTTATTCCGGCGCGGATTTACAAACCTCTTAAAGAAAAATATCCGAGTATTTTAAATTTTACTCTAAAAATCGTAGCCGATCGGTTTGCCAGAACGATAAACGTTATGGAGCAGGCTTTGTTTTCGCCGCTTTCGGCGCGGATTATGAATTTTTTATCCCAAAGCATCGAAAATCTAAACGAAAATTTTATAAAAATAACTCACGAAGAGCTGGCGAATCACCTAGGAAGCGCTAGAGAGGCGGTATCTAGGGTGCTAAAAGAGCTTGAGAGAAGCGGACAAATAACGCAAAGTCGCGGCGAAATAAAGCTTGTTTCTTAA
- a CDS encoding SLAC1 anion channel family protein: MHDVKQNDSQSKIKSLPIMLFAGTMGLGGLCAAYKKLSEIFDLPGEIFSALRALDCTVFCLLSAFYLFKLLKFKEEVKAEFSHPIKINFFGGFIISLFLLALAYKDAPLLYYSLFYAALGLQTIFTLYVISFWIDEKFDIATLNPAWFIPVVGNLLIPIIAEKSQAIWYYFSLGLFFWIILFAVIFYRLVFCDKLADKFVPTLVITLAPPAMAFLGYVKLTERFDAFAAILLNINVFFAALILFSYKRFIKLKFALSWWAFTFPTAASSIAFLKAYEITQSDFYLVLGVGAFTALVASILIVGFLTVKSIINGEIFSEK; this comes from the coding sequence ATGCACGACGTTAAGCAAAACGACTCGCAAAGCAAAATAAAATCGCTTCCGATTATGCTTTTTGCCGGTACTATGGGGCTTGGAGGGCTTTGCGCGGCTTATAAGAAACTAAGCGAAATATTTGATTTACCGGGCGAGATATTCTCGGCGCTTAGAGCGCTAGACTGCACGGTATTTTGCCTACTTTCGGCGTTTTACCTCTTTAAGCTTTTAAAATTTAAAGAAGAAGTAAAGGCCGAATTTTCGCACCCTATAAAGATAAATTTTTTCGGCGGGTTTATCATCTCGCTTTTTCTTTTAGCTCTAGCCTACAAAGACGCGCCGCTACTATACTACTCGCTTTTTTACGCGGCTTTAGGCTTACAAACGATTTTTACGCTTTACGTAATTTCTTTTTGGATCGACGAAAAATTCGATATCGCGACGCTAAATCCGGCATGGTTTATCCCCGTAGTGGGCAACTTGCTAATCCCGATCATAGCCGAAAAATCTCAAGCGATCTGGTATTATTTTAGTTTGGGGCTATTTTTCTGGATTATTTTATTCGCCGTTATATTTTATAGGTTAGTTTTTTGCGATAAGTTAGCCGATAAATTCGTCCCGACGCTAGTCATTACGCTAGCGCCGCCGGCTATGGCGTTTTTGGGATACGTAAAATTAACCGAGCGATTCGACGCTTTTGCGGCGATACTGCTTAATATAAACGTATTTTTCGCCGCGCTTATACTTTTTTCGTATAAAAGATTTATTAAACTCAAATTCGCCCTATCGTGGTGGGCTTTTACCTTCCCGACGGCCGCTAGCTCTATAGCGTTTTTAAAAGCTTACGAAATTACGCAAAGCGATTTTTATTTAGTTTTAGGCGTCGGCGCTTTTACGGCTCTAGTCGCTTCGATTTTGATAGTCGGGTTTTTAACGGTTAAATCTATAATAAACGGCGAAATTTTTTCGGAAAAATAG
- a CDS encoding DUF4299 family protein, producing the protein MSIAFKVKNKKKLFGGYEKALSEREISEVIEGFCFFNGQNDEPSELSLNENVMISGVRQKSARGFELNYEDGKYIVRVCTPSGVGDWRIALELLSKLSAKIGSPIECDNEEIYDEEQILKFDYEADIMWGLEALKDAREKNQTLYIYGVERDVAFDAVMIDEIFASTSPAAKFDEMMRQVQYLDAYSARENLYEDKNGNEIFGAYTLSENLPTILPYAPSPSWQAQEALGERKVSRWILTLVVGVDDRDAHVLGECEYGAFMANLPKEKYRFIDAANILVEPLSEEEMREIFKKANEA; encoded by the coding sequence ATGAGCATAGCATTTAAGGTAAAAAATAAAAAGAAACTTTTCGGCGGATATGAAAAGGCGCTAAGCGAGCGTGAAATTTCAGAGGTTATAGAGGGATTTTGCTTTTTTAATGGTCAAAACGACGAGCCGAGCGAGCTTTCGCTAAACGAAAACGTGATGATATCAGGCGTACGGCAAAAGAGTGCTCGCGGTTTTGAGCTAAACTATGAAGACGGCAAATATATCGTTCGAGTCTGCACTCCAAGCGGCGTTGGCGACTGGCGGATCGCGCTTGAGCTACTCTCAAAGCTCTCAGCCAAAATTGGCTCACCAATAGAGTGCGATAACGAGGAAATTTACGATGAAGAGCAAATTTTAAAATTTGATTATGAAGCTGATATAATGTGGGGACTCGAAGCTCTAAAGGACGCAAGAGAGAAAAATCAAACGCTTTATATCTATGGCGTGGAGCGAGATGTGGCGTTTGACGCGGTTATGATAGATGAAATTTTTGCAAGTACTAGCCCTGCGGCTAAATTTGATGAGATGATGAGGCAGGTGCAGTATCTTGACGCTTATAGTGCAAGAGAGAATTTATACGAAGATAAAAATGGGAATGAAATTTTTGGTGCATATACGCTTAGTGAAAATTTACCGACCATCTTGCCTTACGCTCCCTCTCCTTCGTGGCAAGCGCAAGAAGCCCTAGGTGAACGCAAGGTCTCGCGCTGGATACTTACGCTAGTAGTCGGCGTAGACGATAGGGACGCGCACGTGCTCGGCGAATGCGAATATGGCGCTTTTATGGCAAATTTGCCAAAAGAAAAATATCGCTTCATAGACGCCGCAAATATACTGGTTGAGCCGCTTAGCGAAGAAGAGATGAGAGAAATTTTTAAAAAGGCAAATGAAGCTTAG
- a CDS encoding DsrE/DsrF/TusD sulfur relay family protein, which produces MKKFLFILTNQPYNGTDNAYNALRLAKTLKEKGEEVRIFLMNDAVDLARNSTKKPEDYDVDLVAMLKELYASGAMLKVCGSCQTRCGLHAGEPYFEAEVKGSMDILSEWVRQCDQVMTF; this is translated from the coding sequence ATGAAAAAATTTCTATTTATACTTACAAATCAACCATACAACGGTACCGATAATGCTTACAACGCATTAAGGCTAGCTAAAACGCTAAAAGAAAAAGGCGAAGAGGTTAGAATTTTTCTAATGAACGACGCGGTCGATCTTGCGCGAAATAGCACCAAAAAGCCGGAAGACTACGACGTAGATCTAGTAGCGATGTTAAAGGAGCTTTACGCTAGCGGCGCTATGTTAAAGGTTTGCGGTAGCTGCCAAACGAGGTGCGGTTTGCATGCGGGAGAGCCTTATTTCGAGGCTGAAGTGAAAGGCAGCATGGATATCTTGTCCGAGTGGGTTAGGCAGTGCGATCAAGTGATGACGTTTTAG
- a CDS encoding LysE family translocator, which produces MDFLLFFATLTPISLMPGINMTYAMSIGMGFGYKHSLIMMTGQLLSLAFVAFCCMLGVGVMLHHFEYAFKALNIIAGLYMLYLGAMLLFGKGELSITNVSNLPSKKQMFINGLIVCITNPKAWIFFSALLPIFLDKEDPFSLTRMCAITATLVFIEFCSLNIYALGGAMLKKFLQTHLRLLEICTAIIVCTIGVLLLFR; this is translated from the coding sequence ATGGACTTCTTACTCTTTTTCGCCACACTTACTCCTATCTCGCTAATGCCAGGCATCAACATGACCTATGCGATGAGTATCGGTATGGGCTTTGGCTATAAGCACTCGCTTATTATGATGACCGGGCAGCTTCTTTCGCTTGCTTTCGTGGCATTTTGCTGTATGCTTGGCGTGGGCGTGATGCTTCATCATTTTGAGTACGCATTTAAGGCATTAAACATCATTGCAGGCCTTTATATGCTCTATCTTGGCGCGATGCTTCTTTTTGGCAAGGGCGAGCTTAGCATAACAAACGTCTCAAATTTACCAAGCAAAAAGCAGATGTTTATAAACGGCCTCATTGTTTGCATCACAAATCCAAAGGCATGGATATTTTTCTCGGCTTTACTGCCTATATTTTTGGATAAAGAAGATCCCTTTAGCCTAACTCGTATGTGCGCGATCACGGCAACGCTCGTTTTCATCGAGTTTTGCTCGCTAAATATCTATGCGCTTGGCGGAGCTATGCTAAAGAAATTTTTACAAACGCACCTAAGGCTGCTTGAAATTTGCACCGCCATTATCGTCTGCACGATCGGCGTACTTTTACTTTTTAGATAA